The genomic DNA GAGCCTGGTAGAGCCCCACAGCTGCGTGGCCCACCTGCGCAGCCAGCTATACAACAAACACTTTCAGTTAGAAGAAATTAAACACAAAACCTTTTTTTAGCAATATGGGCAAACTGGGATTTTTTTGTACACCTGGTTCACAAACTACACCAAAACAAGCATACTAGCTCGACAAAACACCACATTCCAACCCTTTTTCTTAAAGCTCAGACAcactggggcctcccgagtggcgcagcggtctaaggcactgctagaggcgtcaccacagacccggctttgatcccgggctgtgattgggagtcccataggtcggTGCAAAATTGACCTAGCGTCGTtcggtttaggggagggtttggccgggctttacttggctcatcgcactctagcaactccttgtggcgggccgggcgccggCAGGCAgacctcggtcgtcagttgaacagtgtttcctcctacacattggtgcggctagcttccaggttaagtgggcagGTGTTAATTAAGTGGAATTTGGCAGGtaatgtttcggaggacgcatgactcgaccttttaCTCCCGATCCCATTGAGGAGTTGCAAAGACCTTAAAGTCATCAGCGACTTAACTACCTAGCAATTTTAACTAGCAAGAtgacaacaaaaaacattgaATTCACTCTCCATAATCCCATACCGCCAGTGCCAGCCCATAGCCAAATGTTTAGATTGCTAGCACAACATAGCTAGTGACACTGCACGAATAGGCAGCTGTTTCATGGAAACTAGCTAATCAATTGTGATTTAATGATGTCAATACTAGCTACAGTGGTTAACTAGCTTGGATGAAGTATTTAGTGTTGTGTGCAATGCATCTGTGCACTTAACTAGCTACCATTCCCATAGACTACATTGCATATGAAGTATGATTGGCTCATCCATGGATTTAAGGCAAAAATGCCCTCCTTTTCCTTTTTGTTGTCACTCTAGTTGGCTACCCCACGTCGGGGATTGTGCTCTCCGAATGGCTCAAAGTCAAGTTGTTGGCCACTGACGAGCATTGAAGTAGAAGTTTTAAGTTCGTCGCTACTAGGTCGGCACGCAGCAGGTACCGcttttgttctagcaagagaaggAACGGCCTCCCACTGTGATAAGTAGCTATCTGCAGTCAGACGGTGTTTCATGCTTTACACGGACCTTTCCCACACCCATGGCCAGGTCCATGTTCACCACAAACACCATCTTGAACATGAGGTCGTCGTCTCCTTCCTCCTGAGGGGACGAGAGAAAGCGAGAACGAGAGACATTCAGGGTGGGCTCAGACACGATACAGGAGAGGTAATGTACCAACTTGTACCTGTGCAAACTAAGGCTAGCTTATGGGCACCTCATTCTCCAGCTTGTTAAAGTAGTACATGGCAGCCTCCTCAGCAGACACGTTTCGGGTGTGCAAGAGTGCCTGTGGAGGGGTAGACATGGAAAATATCCCAAAATAAGGACTTTGAATAGATCTGTATTAGGTGGATTAGCAAAGTCAATCATAAGTACAGTACTCCTTAGTCATTATGAATGCATTAGTAAGGAGAGGGATATTTCATCAGCGAACAGAGATGATCAAAGAGGAAATTTGCACAATATAGTGCAGATCATCTCTCAGGAAATGTAAGAGAACCTGTATGCAGTAATTAACCCACTTGCTTGGCAGCCTCCTCAGGGATGTCCAGCTCTCGCAGCTGCTGCAGGTACACAGGGTTGACCTCCTGAGAGCCAGAACCTGGGCccgtctgctgctgctgctcggAGGGCTCCATAGTTAGCTGGAGCAGGACCACGTTGGATTAAAGTCAGTTTAATATGTTGCGGCattaaaataaatatacagtacaccGTAGCATATTTCTTCAACAGTTATGTTGTGTAGAAACAAGTAGCTGGGTCTTTCAGTGCCTGTCTTTCCTGTGCACCATGAATTATGGTAGAATAGCTACTATTATGAGAACACGCTAGCAATCTAATACACTCAACACAAATATAAAACGCAGCATGTGAAGTGTTAGTCctatgtttcataagctgaaataaaagatcccagaaatgttccatgcgcACAAAAAACTTCTAAAtgtttgtgcacaaatgtgtttgcaggcatgctgactgcaggaatgtccaccagagctgttgccagagaatgttatgttaatttctctaccataagccacctcaaacgttattttagagaatttggcagtacgtccaaccgtcctcacaaccacagaccacgtgtaaccccaccagcccaggacctccaaatccggcttctttacctgcaggatcatctgaaaccagccacccagtcagctgaggagactgtgggtttgcacaaccaaataatttctgcacaaactgtcagaaacagtctcagggaagctcatctgtgtgcttatcatcctcaccagggtcttgaactgacttcagtggacaaatgctCAATTTCGATGGCCACtagcacactggagaagtgtgctcttcatgggtGCAACCCAGTTTCAACTGTGggagagcagtttgctgatgtcaatgttgtgaacagagtgcctcatggtggcggtggggttacgaTATAGGATTGCATTGTATCGATGGCAaattgaatgcacagagacaccGTGATGGCCATTCATCCTCCACCATGAtaaatgcacagccccatgtggcatggcctgcatactccccAGACATGTCCTCCATTGAGCATGTTtcggatgctctggatcaacatgtatgacgacagcgtgttccagttcctgccaatatccagcaacttcacacagccattgaagagtgggacaacattccacaggccacaatcaacagcctgatcaactccatgcgaaggagatgtgttgcgctgcttgAGGCAAATAGTCACACCACGCCCCTACTTTCTTTGAAAGGTATCTactcccagttatgtgaaatccatagattagggcataatatatttatttaaattgaccgatttccttatatgaactgtaaatctgTTAAATTGTTGCCTATTggtttgtttttgttcagtaagGATCTAGCTAGTAGACTGGCATTGAGGGCAGCTATTAACAACTACTTAGGCATTGACACACCTCGAAGCTAGTTAGCCAAGTACTCTTGCTAGTAGTGAACTAATATTCTAGTTAGCTACCTAAATCATTATGTTGATATCCCAATTACAGTGATACCCTAATTATATACATTGCCAGATATCTAACGGTTATCTGTAGGCCTGTTTGGTGGGTAACGTTAGGTAAGTTACGTTAGGTAGTTAGTCAATTACTGAGACAGAGTAGCTAAATGGCTAAGGTTAGCGTGAGCTAATCTCATATCACGACGGAACAAACTCTCAAAGTGGCAACTCGATTGTGGGATGACAGCTAGTTAGTTACATATTTAACGATGACCACAAGACGGTAGCTAGCTTGTTATTTAATGCCAAATAGAAAACAAACCGTAGCTAACATAGCCAAGCTAAATGAACTAGCAGGCattcaaaaatattatttaacAGTACGTTAGCTAACAGCTGGTTGCATTTGCTATCGTGTAACATATTGTTTGCTAGCTATGTATTATTTGATTTCCCTGCAAGCTCTTAACGTGGCTAACTAGGCAATTTAACTAGCTTACTGTAAAGATTGCGCCAGCCACTCCTACCTGCGTTGCGTTGCTAGCTTGTCAGCTACAATCCTTTGAATTAGTGGGATGGGAGTGCTTGCTTGCAAACCAATATCCACTCTCGCCTTTCACTGCGATGAAGCCAGGTTGTTGACTGCAGATGACTTGTTCATTAAAAGATGGGCGTGTTGTGGTTTCACGTCTTTACACCATTTTGGGCAAGGTTCGCTTTTTTTTCGTTGTACGGTACCGGATTGCGTCAGTATTAAAGTCCTCCTCACATCCGGTTCTACAAAAATTATGGATCGTGTGAAACAAGAGCATCAATTATTTCTTCCGTCAGAAATGTCTAAACGTTTCGTAACGAAACTTCGTTGAAGGAGTTTCCCATGCATGTTGCTTTGGAGCAACATGTGGCATGTTGACCGCCCTCATTGATTTATGTTGCATATGGTGTGTGAAGAAATTAGGTTGATTATTTCTGTTTCATGAAAGGACACTGCTTTTGTCAGATCATACTTTTTGTAACAGGAAAATAGTTAAAAATCAGTTATAGTCATAACGTCTTCCACATTTCCTCGCGCTGGTCTGAAAACAATATGGTGAATGTCTACCGATTTGCTCTCATACTGCTCCAAGTATTTAATGTCATTGTAGACAAAGAAGAATCAAGTAATAGACTAATTCCCTTCACTTGAAATCTACTCCATATGAGACAGATGTAGACAAAGACCATATGATTTTACAAATACTTTATTAACTCACCATATGTAGGAATTTACACTCTTATTAAAACAGCAGGTTAAGTCGCTACAAGTTACATTATTCAATCATTATGTACAACTATATTAACAGACAAAATAAAAATCAACCTTAAAGTGCTCCTTGCAGAGCCTGCTCTACATAGCTACATTTATACAGTCTAACAATAGTTTTCCTTCAAATGACCACCACCTGCTCTCTTCACCATTATTAGGCTTCATACATAATACTAGTCTACATTGAAAGCATATGACAATACAAATTGTCCATTGAAAAATAGTGTGATGTTAACCAATAAGCTACTATGACTCGTTTATGCTGTGCAATCTAGGGACAATGGCAGTGAACAGGAAAATGCATCAAACTGGAGAACCCACACAATAGCATGCAACGCATAAACTACATACACTTTCATCTCTTCAAAATTATTATCAAAATAGGACAAAACTGATTATTTGATTGGGTTTTACAGTTTAATGACCAATCTGCTGACTCATTGTCAGCCTCTTATTGGTGTCTACTCACTAGAAAGCCAACAGTGCACCCGCATATAAAGATATAGCCTACCACATGGGTAGTGTTAAATGTCTTCATCCATAAGTCTAACATCAGTTATGTGTCGTTAACATACATGCAACACCTCCAATTCGTGTGATAACGTTCTTGGTACATAGCTTTACCAAAATATTTAATCACAACTTCAAACCATCAAGCTCTGTGGGATAGAATGATTAGTCTAGgtttctgtcccaaatggcaccctatttcctacataaggctctagtcaaaagtagtgcactatatatagggactagggtgccatttgggatacaagaATGACGCTATAGTCTAATAGAGAATGCAGAGATGAGCAAATTATGAATAACACAACCCATGGGTAAATCATAAGAAAACGAGTTTCGGTAAAGTTCAGAAATGGCAATGTAGTTATAATTCTAATACTTAATCAAACGTTGCAAAATGTGACTAGGTCAAAGTATCTTCTGTGAAACCTTATAGACAGTTAAAACAGCAGTGTTAGAGAACAAGTTCAACAAACGTAGGAGCTGTCGCCATCTTGTGTTCAATAGAATAACTGCAATACACATATCAACGGCGCAGTTGCCAATTGTCAGATAAATAAGCTACCTCACAACAGCACAAACTGAGAACATGATTCAATAGACTTTTCTTGGTTGAAAAACAAAAGTTATGTTAAAAATGTACAACAAGGAAAGCTGTATGAACGTACACCATAAAATACTGTGGGACACATGTTTTAAATATATACAATTCTACAGTTGAGATTTGTTTGTTTAATCTATGATCTAGTGTCCCTCCAGTGACTGTTACCCTTTAAAAACATCAAAACATTCACACGGTCACCTATTTCCAGTACCTTTTGAAAAGACTGCTTCTTTGCTTTCAGTATCATTCTTTCTTTAGTCCTGCAGAGCGTGAGCTGTAGCCTCTTTCCGATAGCTATTCATTTCAACTCTGACATTAACATCTTCCTCCCATTCAATACCATAAAGAGGAACACAGATTTGTATAGACTCGGGAGCTACCTGAAAAAGCGGAATGGCAATAattacacatttaaaaaaacattaaaaaagaaGAGTCGTCTCAAGAGTGTCATGATTGAgtgaactctgtgtgtgtgtgtgtgtgtgtgtgtgtgtgtgtgtgtgcgtgcgtgcgtgcgtatgtggcATTTGTCCACTACTCCGAAAGATACTACGTGTACTTATGATTTGGACGGATATGGAACAAAGCTACTGTTTTGACATaaagagagtcagagggagagagcaatctGGTTTAACCTAGCAGACAAATCGCGAAACACAAGAAAAAGCTTCAGGGTTAAAGAAATAAGAGGATAACTTGAATTTTTAGGTGAGTAAAAGGAGGTAGAGAGTGCCGATAACTTATAAGACTCAAGCCCCTAGGAAAGGTACTGTATGCAACTGCATTAATTGGTGACAATGTAATATCTAGAGAATGTTTATTAAATGCTAATAAAACGTTTCACTCCACATTTCATGTGGAAAGGGATGTTGTGTCTTGAATGAGGGGGGAAACCAGAATGGTCCCTTCCAACTCTCGCTCACACTTGCTCTCCATCTAGCTACAACCAGCATTTTGATAGACATAAGACTTCCATTCATTCATATGAGACTTCAGATTGTTGACTTCAGCACGTTTCCATTGACACATCATGTAACGTCCGGATCTCCCAAGCCCCTTCTTCTAGTTCCACAGAGAGTTCTACAAGAGAAGCAGATGCCACAATGTTGTCCAACTCAGGGCTGAAGGGTGAACGGGTGGGACATACAAACGAAGGCTCctcgtctgtttgtgtgtgtgtgtctccctttaTCTTTCCCTCCTGTCTTGTCCACAGTGGAGAGTATACCACCACCTCTAGAGAGTTTCACGTGTTCTGCAGCCCAATACACCACATCCCCTTTTCAACCCCCTGGGTGACTTGTGTGTGAACAACAGTCACTCATTGCTCCTTAATGTGGAAAAGGGGTGGGGTGTTTGGGGTCCTTACCCCTAGAACCATACTTCCCCCTCTTCTGACAGGAGGGGGATTTTGTGTTAATCCGTCTATTGGTCCGGTCTGCCCATCCTCCTAACCCACCCTCTGAGTTTCCCTCCCCCACTCCTGTGGGTCTCTTAATGTGCTCCCCTCTGCCGGCGTGGTCTTGGTCAGTGGTTTCACTGTCACAAGTCAGTGACTTTGTTCTCTACGGCTGCAGCGATCTGCTGGAGCCGGTAGCCCAGCTGCATCTTTTGGGCCGTGCTGTCCTCTTCTAGGGCCCCGATGATCTGAGAGAGAGcaaggaagggatggagagggatgaagagagagcgagagagttagatggagggagagacggagatggagtgagtgagagggGGTGGAGTGAA from Oncorhynchus clarkii lewisi isolate Uvic-CL-2024 chromosome 7, UVic_Ocla_1.0, whole genome shotgun sequence includes the following:
- the LOC139413831 gene encoding probable peptidyl-tRNA hydrolase 2; this translates as MEPSEQQQQTGPGSGSQEVNPVYLQQLRELDIPEEAAKQALLHTRNVSAEEAAMYYFNKLENEEEGDDDLMFKMVFVVNMDLAMGVGKLAAQVGHAAVGLYQALQEKNSWREMAWKWDHGGAKKVVVQGTNMAHLLELQALAMSLSLPTYLVQDAGRTQVEAGSRTVLAIVGEEEMVNNVTGSLKLL